One Thunnus thynnus chromosome 21, fThuThy2.1, whole genome shotgun sequence DNA segment encodes these proteins:
- the LOC137173263 gene encoding dermatan-sulfate epimerase-like protein gives MYSQMPGNMAVNWVVYSVFLLPLFAVGAAFSGVFNATDRDIFTDDLLQVKLTHDKATEQWKHHSADSHPNLYFNQVDVLHLRQRSSTTHSHIFKVIRAAVLTMLSNVPFYMPPAKHEEFTSKWNEIYGNNLPPLALYCLLCPEDSAALQFLIKFMDRMAEYPDWKVTSAPNDEVPMAHSLTGFATAYDFIYSYLDGRRKDVYLKKIRSETEELYELSKYRGWGKQYLQNHQTTNILAIMTGAIVVGSHDDPESMIWKQVSVNYMEKTMFLLNHIVDGSLDEGVAYGSYTAKSITQYVFLAQRHFNIDNMQNNWLRGHFWFYYATLLPGFQRTVGIADSNYNWFYGPESQLVFLDTFIMRNGTGNWLAQQIRKHRPKDGPMGQSSAQRWATLHTEYIWYNSHLTPQPPHNFGKAWMHIFSNWGVVTYGAGLPNGQGNTFVSFKSGKLGGRAVYDIVHDKPYSWVDGWNSFNPGHEHPDQNSFTFAPNGQVFVSEALYGPKYSYLNNVLVFSPSPTSQCNTPWEGQLGECAKWLRWTDEGVGDARGEVIVASSHRDTMFVSGEAASAYSPAMKLKSVYRALVLLNSQTLLVLDHVEKWGDSPVKSLSAFFHNLDIDFKYVPFRFMDRYNGAMMDVWDAHYKMFWFDTQGHSPDTRIQEAEQAAEFKKRWTQYVNVTFPMTGTVSRVAYVLHGPYVKVSNCRFMDNSKNGVRLSLTINNTEKIVSIATNYKDIGARLTYLGFGGHCKVEDRYQITRYGLGTQLIPKQISSDNQLFDFGFTVNVIAGVVLCVAIGFLTMQRKFYVCFSRLMRYALLSVLILWIAELLFVSNSCDQLLCGVKWKGAGAKSEVNKQIRLYEQRRLPLPTVLITTLPGSGSEILKHLFYNISDFVYIRVPTEHVDIPETEFEFDSLVDACEWSRSDAVHGRFKIIQGWLHSLVHNTKLHLQNIQLVEGSRVKQPQKVGPSRDRKKRSRRREPASELKGKLRASLDRDAEYVREMRRHVAEYPNTRVVLNMRSGSWALKLPFIQEVVGPSLRTIYLVRDPRAWIYLMVYNSKPSLYSLKNIPQHLSLIFKEDAVRDGCPTVAPEFKIIQRLLSRAETNPVLILAHLWLAHTAAVLRVSESLPEESYLQVRFEDVVNFPQETAESIHTFLGVPVSPAALNQLIFTTSTNLYNLMYEGDISPANINMWRQNMPRKDIRLTEDICWSVMKRLGYTRFAS, from the coding sequence CTCACCCCAACCTGTATTTTAACCAAGTGGATGTGTTGCACTTGAGGCAAAGGTCCTCCACCACCCACAGTCACATATTCAAAGTCATCCGGGCGGCGGTGCTCACCATGTTGTCTAATGTTCCTTTTTATATGCCCCCTGCAAAACACGAGGAGTTTACAAGCAAGTGGAATGAGATTTATGGGAACAACCTGCCTCCCTTGGCTCTCTACTGCCTGTTGTGCCCAGAGGACTCTGCTGCCCTGCAGTTTCTTATCAAGTTTATGGATAGGATGGCTGAATACCCAGACTGGAAGGTGACAAGTGCCCCTAATGACGAAGTTCCCATGGCGCACTCTCTCACTGGGTTTGCTACTGCCTATGACTTTATTTACTCTTACTTGGATGGACGGCGGAAGGATGTTTACCTCAAGAAAATTCGCTCTGAGACGGAGGAGCTGTATGAGCTCTCTAAGTACAGGGGGTGGGGGAAACAGTATCTCCAGAATCATCAAACCACTAATATATTAGCCATCATGACTGGTGCAATAGTGGTGGGTTCGCATGATGACCCAGAGTCCATGATCTGGAAACAAGTGTCGGTGAACTATATGGAGAAAACAATGTTTCTCCTAAACCATATTGTTGATGGGTCACTGGACGAGGGAGTAGCCTACGGGAGCTACACAGCCAAGTCCATCACACAGTATGTCTTCTTAGCTCAGCGCCACTTCAACATCGACAACATGCAGAACAACTGGCTGCGAGGACACTTCTGGTTTTATTATGCTACTCTGTTGCCAGGGTTTCAGAGAACAGTTGGCATAGCAGACTCCAACTACAACTGGTTTTATGGTCCAGAGAGCCAGCTTGTCTTTCTCGACACATTCATCATGAGGAATGGAACGGGTAACTGGTTGGCTCAACAGATTAGAAAGCACCGGCCCAAGGATGGTCCCATGGGGCAGTCATCTGCCCAGCGCTGGGCTACACTTCACACAGAATACATCTGGTACAACTCCCACCTCACACCACAACCTCCCCACAACTTTGGCAAAGCCTGGATGCATATTTTCTCAAACTGGGGTGTGGTTACCTACGGAGCTGGGCTGCCCAATGGTCAGGGTAATACTTTTGTCTCCTTTAAGTCTGGCAAACTGGGTGGCCGTGCAGTCTATGACATTGTCCATGACAAGCCTTACTCCTGGGTGGATGGCTGGAACAGCTTTAACCCAGGTCATGAGCACCCAGACCAGAATTCTTTCACATTTGCCCCTAATGGACAAGTATTTGTGTCTGAAGCACTTTATGGCCCAAAATACAGCTATCTTAACAATGTACTGGTGTTCAGCCCGTCTCCTACCAGTCAGTGTAACACTCCCTGGGAGGGTCAGTTGGGGGAATGCGCCAAGTGGCTGCGCTGGACTGATGAGGGGGTGGGTGATGCAAGGGGGGAGGTGATAGTCGCCTCCTCGCACAGGGACACCATGTTTGTGAGTGGTGAAGCTGCATCGGCTTACTCCCCCGCTATGAAACTAAAGAGTGTGTACAGAGCTTTGGTTTTGCTCAACTCACAAACGCTGCTGGTGCTTGACCATGTGGAGAAGTGGGGTGATTCACCAGTAAAGTCACTCAGTGCTTTTTTCCACAACCTTGACattgattttaaatatgttCCTTTCAGATTTATGGACAGATATAACGGTGCAATGATGGACGTGTGGGACGCTCATTATAAAATGTTCTGGTTCGACACCCAGGGTCACAGCCCTGATACCAGGATACAAGAGGCAGAGCAGGCGGCTGAGTTTAAAAAGAGGTGGACACAGTATGTCAATGTCACTTTTCCAATGACAGGCACCGTCAGCAGAGTGGCTTATGTGCTACACGGACCATATGTCAAAGTGTCCAACTGTAGATTTATGGATAATAGCAAGAATGGCGTGAGACTTTCTTTAACCATAAATAACACAGAGAAGATCGTCTCTATAGCTACAAACTACAAAGACATAGGAGCAAGGCTGACTTATTTAGGATTTGGAGGTCATTGTAAAGTGGAGGATAGATATCAAATCACACGATATGGCCTTGGGACACAACTCATCCCCAAACAAATAAGTAGTGATAATCAGCTGTTTGACTTTGGATTTACAGTCAATGTGATAGCAGGGGTTGTTCTCTGTGTGGCCATAGGATTTTTGACCATGCAGAGAAAGTTTTATGTCTGCTTCAGCAGGCTGATGCGTTACGCCCTCCTCTCCGTGCTCATCCTGTGGATAGCCGAGTTGCTGTTTGTGTCTAACAGCTGCGATCAGCTTCTCTGTGGGGTAAAATGGAAAGGTGCAGGTGCCAAAAGcgaagtaaacaaacaaatcagacTGTATGAGCAGCGCCGGCTCCCCCTCCCTACTGTCCTCATAACAACCCTTCCCGGTTCAGGCTCAGAAATACTCAAGCACCTTTTCTACAACATCTCTGACTTTGTTTACATTAGGGTTCCCACCGAACATGTGGACATTCCAGAGACTGAGTTTGAGTTTGACTCTCTTGTTGATGCCTGTGAGTGGTCAAGGTCAGATGCTGTGCATGGACGATTTAAGATTATCCAGGGCTGGCTGCATTCGCTGGTCCACAACACCAAGCTGCATTTGCAAAACATTCAGCTGGTGGAGGGCAGCAGGGTCAAACAACCCCAGAAAGTTGGCCCCTCcagggacagaaagaaaagatctAGGAGGAGGGAGCCAGCATCTGAGCTGAAGGGCAAACTGAGAGCCAGTCTGGACAGAGATGCAGAGTATGTTAGGGAGATGAGACGCCATGTCGCTGAGTATCCCAACACCCGTGTGGTCCTCAACATGCGAAGTGGAAGCTGGGCGCTCAAACTGCCTTTCATCCAGGAGGTTGTGGGACCTTCACTGAGGACAATCTATCTGGTCAGGGACCCTCGAGCATGGATTTATCTCATGGTATATAACAGTAAACCCAGCCTTTACTCGCTTAAGAACATCCCACAGCACCTTTCCTTGATATTCAAGGAGGATGCTGTCAGGGATGGTTGCCCAACTGTGGCACCAGAGTTTAAAATAATACAGAGGCTGCTGTCCCGTGCGGAGACAAACCCTGTCCTGATACTGGCTCATCTGTGGCTGGCTCACACCGCAGCAGTGCTGAGGGTCAGCGAGAGCCTCCCCGAGGAGTCCTACCTCCAAGTGAGGTTTGAGGACGTGGTCAACTTCCCCCAGGAAACCGCGGAGAGCATACACACATTTCTAGGGGTGCCCGTCTCACCCGCAGCCCTCAACCAACTTATATTTACCACCTCCACAAACCTGTACAATCTAATGTATGAAGGAGACATTTCACCAGCCAATATTAACATGTGGAGGCAAAATATGCCACGAAAGGACATCAGATTAACAGAGGACATATGTTGGAGTGTGATGAAGAGGCTGGGTTACACCAGATTTGCCAGTTAA